One segment of Bacteroides caecimuris DNA contains the following:
- a CDS encoding ATP-binding protein, which translates to MNDLLRKLPIGIQTFEKLRKGDYLYVDKTELVWKIAYTSTPYFLSRPRRFGKSLLLSTFEAYFEGKKELFEGLAIEKLETKWEKHPVLHLDLNAEKYDSPERLYDILSRQLTLWEIQYGKGIDENTLSGRFSGVIRRAYEQTGSSVVVLVDEYDKPLLQALGNDALLDEYRKTLKAFYGVLKSTDRYLRFVFLTGVTKFSQVSVFSDLNQLQDITLWPDYGTLCGITLQELVDTFQPEIKILAANNSISYDEAVQRMTRLYDGYHFCINSVGIFNPFSILNVLKSKVFDNYWFQTGTPTFLVEMLQETEYDLRTLLDGIEAPSSMFSEYRVDSNNPIPLIYQSGYLTIKAYDERFRNYLLEFPNDEVRYGFMDFLVPFYTGVKNNDQGFYIGKFVNELESGDYDAFLTRLQTFFADFNYELNEQTERHYQVVFYIVFKLMGQFTDAEVRSARGRADAVVKTPKYIYVFEFKLHDTAEAALKQIDDKGYLIPYQADEREVIKIGVEFSTEKRNINRWLV; encoded by the coding sequence ATGAATGACCTGCTTCGTAAACTCCCTATCGGGATACAGACCTTTGAGAAACTTCGTAAGGGTGATTATCTATACGTAGATAAGACAGAGCTTGTATGGAAAATAGCTTATACATCTACTCCATACTTTCTGAGCCGTCCACGCCGTTTCGGTAAAAGTCTTCTCCTCTCTACCTTTGAAGCCTACTTTGAAGGAAAGAAAGAACTCTTCGAAGGGCTTGCCATTGAAAAGCTGGAAACGAAATGGGAAAAGCATCCTGTGCTACATCTGGATTTGAATGCCGAAAAGTACGATTCTCCGGAAAGACTTTATGACATCCTCAGCCGTCAACTCACCTTATGGGAGATTCAGTATGGCAAAGGAATAGACGAGAACACTCTTTCCGGTCGTTTCTCCGGCGTCATCCGCCGTGCCTACGAACAAACCGGTAGCAGCGTTGTAGTCCTGGTAGACGAATACGACAAGCCTCTATTGCAAGCTTTAGGCAATGACGCCTTGCTGGATGAATACCGTAAAACCCTGAAAGCCTTTTACGGAGTATTGAAAAGCACCGACCGCTACCTGCGTTTCGTCTTCCTCACAGGAGTGACGAAATTCTCGCAAGTAAGTGTATTCAGTGACCTCAACCAGTTGCAGGACATCACCTTATGGCCCGATTACGGAACCCTTTGCGGCATCACTCTCCAAGAATTAGTGGATACCTTCCAACCGGAAATAAAGATACTTGCAGCCAATAATTCCATTTCTTATGATGAGGCGGTGCAGCGAATGACACGTCTTTACGATGGCTATCATTTTTGCATCAACTCGGTAGGCATTTTCAACCCGTTCAGCATACTGAATGTCCTGAAATCAAAAGTGTTCGACAATTACTGGTTCCAAACCGGTACTCCGACTTTCCTCGTCGAGATGCTGCAAGAAACCGAATATGACCTGCGTACTCTGCTTGACGGAATCGAAGCACCGTCTTCCATGTTCTCCGAGTATCGGGTAGATTCCAACAATCCGATTCCGCTGATTTACCAAAGCGGCTATCTGACGATAAAGGCTTATGATGAACGTTTTCGCAACTACCTGTTGGAATTTCCGAACGATGAGGTGCGTTACGGTTTCATGGATTTCCTAGTACCGTTCTACACTGGAGTGAAGAATAACGATCAAGGCTTTTACATCGGCAAGTTCGTCAATGAGTTAGAGAGTGGAGACTACGATGCCTTTCTCACCCGCCTGCAAACCTTCTTTGCCGATTTCAATTACGAACTGAACGAGCAGACAGAACGCCACTACCAAGTAGTTTTCTATATTGTCTTCAAACTTATGGGACAGTTCACTGATGCCGAAGTGCGCAGCGCCCGCGGTCGTGCAGATGCCGTAGTGAAAACACCTAAATATATCTATGTCTTCGAATTCAAACTGCATGACACGGCAGAAGCGGCATTGAAGCAGATTGACGATAAAGGCTACTTGATACCGTATCAGGCAGACGAACGTGAAGTGATAAAAATTGGAGTAGAGTTCAGTACGGAAAAACGCAATATCAATCGCTGGCTAGTGTGA
- a CDS encoding glycoside hydrolase family 10 protein, with translation MRRYIFILSLLFPFLSVAAQPKHEVRAAWLTALYGLDWPRTRALSPQSICKQKEELVDILDKLKAANFNTVLFQTRTRGDVLYPSSIEPFNAILTGKPGENPGYDPLAFAIEECHKRGMECHAWMVTIPLGNRKHVASLGNRSVTKRMKDICVPYKNEYFLNPGHPGTKEYLMKLVREVVSRYDIDGVHFDYLRYPENAPLFPDKYDFRRYGKGRTVEQWRRDNISEIVRYIYKGVKAMKPWVKLSASPVGKYRDTSRYSSRGWNAFFTVYQDPQGWLGEGIIDQIYPMMYFQGNSFYPFALDWQEQSNGRQVIPGLGIYFLHPDEGKWTRAEIDRQINFIRNHKMAGEGHYRVKYLMENTQGIYDELAENFYAYPALQPPMPWLDNVPPTAPSELKITNIDHGYTELTWQAATDNDQRNKPMYVIYASNEYPVDIDRPENIVAQNIRETSYIYAPILPWNAKKHFAVTAIDRYGNESVAIQEGN, from the coding sequence ATGCGTCGATATATTTTCATTCTTTCACTTTTGTTTCCTTTCCTCTCCGTAGCCGCACAGCCCAAGCACGAGGTTCGTGCCGCCTGGCTCACTGCTCTGTATGGTCTTGACTGGCCTCGTACACGTGCTTTAAGCCCTCAAAGTATCTGCAAGCAAAAGGAAGAATTGGTGGATATTCTCGACAAGCTGAAAGCTGCCAACTTCAATACCGTCCTGTTTCAAACACGTACACGCGGGGACGTGTTATATCCCTCGTCTATCGAACCTTTCAACGCTATCCTGACTGGGAAACCCGGTGAAAATCCCGGATATGACCCGCTCGCCTTTGCCATCGAAGAATGTCATAAGCGGGGGATGGAGTGCCACGCCTGGATGGTGACTATCCCATTGGGAAACAGGAAACACGTTGCTTCTCTCGGCAACCGTTCCGTCACCAAACGGATGAAAGACATTTGTGTACCGTATAAGAATGAATATTTCCTCAATCCGGGACATCCGGGAACCAAAGAGTATCTGATGAAACTGGTGCGGGAAGTCGTAAGCCGTTATGATATAGACGGAGTGCATTTCGATTATTTGCGTTATCCGGAGAATGCCCCTCTCTTTCCCGACAAGTACGACTTCCGCCGATATGGCAAAGGGCGTACAGTAGAGCAATGGCGACGGGACAATATCTCAGAAATTGTACGCTATATATATAAGGGTGTAAAAGCGATGAAGCCGTGGGTGAAGCTAAGTGCCAGTCCGGTAGGAAAATACCGGGACACCTCGCGTTACTCTTCCCGTGGGTGGAATGCTTTCTTTACCGTTTATCAAGACCCGCAAGGATGGCTCGGCGAAGGCATCATAGACCAGATATATCCGATGATGTATTTCCAGGGAAACAGTTTCTATCCTTTTGCCCTCGACTGGCAGGAACAGAGCAACGGACGACAGGTGATTCCGGGACTCGGCATCTATTTCCTTCATCCCGACGAAGGCAAATGGACACGCGCTGAGATAGACCGCCAGATAAACTTCATCCGCAATCATAAAATGGCTGGTGAAGGGCACTACCGTGTGAAATATCTCATGGAAAACACCCAAGGCATTTATGATGAACTGGCCGAAAACTTCTACGCATATCCGGCTTTACAGCCTCCTATGCCTTGGTTGGATAATGTGCCGCCCACAGCTCCGTCCGAACTGAAAATAACTAATATCGACCATGGATATACGGAATTAACCTGGCAGGCTGCTACTGATAACGATCAGCGTAACAAGCCCATGTATGTTATTTACGCTTCTAATGAGTATCCGGTAGACATCGACCGACCGGAAAATATCGTTGCACAGAATATCAGGGAGACAAGTTATATCTATGCCCCTATTCTACCTTGGAATGCGAAAAAGCATTTCGCAGTGACGGCTATTGACCGCTATGGAAATGAAAGCGTAGCGATACAAGAAGGAAACTAG
- a CDS encoding ATP-binding protein, whose amino-acid sequence MESFYRTHAYLVEHTNAPVRRDLMDEIDWSDRLIGIKGTRGVGKTTFLLQYAKEKFGNDRSCLFINMNNFYFSGHSIIEFANEFQKRGGKVLLIDQVFKHPEWSKELRMCYDRFPNLKIVFTGSSVMRLKEENLELRDIAKSYNLRGFSFREFLNLQTGMKFRAYSLEEILSTHEQIAKGVLSKVRPLDYFQDYLHHGFYPFFLEKRNFSENLLKTMNMMVEVDILLIKQIELKYLSKIKKLLYLLAVDGPKAPNVSQLASDIQTSRATVMNYIKYLADARLINLVYPKGEEFPKKPSKIMMHNSNLMYSIYPVKVEELDVLDTFFANSLWKDHKIHKGDKNVSFMVDEVMPFKICQEGAKIKNNPNVTYALHKAEIGRGNQIPLWMFGFLY is encoded by the coding sequence ATGGAATCATTCTACCGCACACACGCCTACCTCGTTGAGCACACCAATGCCCCCGTTCGCCGCGATCTCATGGACGAGATCGACTGGAGCGACCGCCTGATTGGTATCAAAGGGACACGTGGCGTAGGAAAAACCACTTTCCTTCTCCAATATGCCAAAGAGAAATTCGGGAACGACCGTTCCTGTCTGTTCATCAACATGAACAACTTCTATTTCTCGGGTCACAGCATTATAGAGTTCGCCAACGAATTTCAAAAACGTGGCGGAAAAGTATTGTTGATCGACCAGGTGTTCAAACATCCGGAATGGAGCAAAGAGTTACGCATGTGTTACGACCGTTTTCCTAATCTGAAAATTGTCTTCACCGGCTCGTCCGTGATGCGACTGAAAGAAGAAAATCTCGAACTGCGTGATATTGCAAAGAGCTATAACCTGCGTGGATTCTCTTTCCGCGAATTTCTGAACTTGCAGACAGGTATGAAATTCAGAGCATACAGCCTCGAAGAAATTCTTAGCACTCACGAACAGATTGCCAAAGGAGTACTCTCCAAAGTTCGTCCGCTTGACTATTTTCAGGATTACCTGCACCACGGATTCTATCCGTTCTTCCTCGAAAAACGTAACTTTTCGGAGAATCTGCTGAAGACGATGAACATGATGGTGGAAGTAGATATCCTGCTCATCAAACAAATTGAACTGAAATATCTTTCAAAGATAAAAAAATTGCTATATTTGCTCGCTGTCGACGGACCGAAGGCTCCAAATGTGAGCCAACTGGCAAGCGACATACAGACATCTCGCGCCACGGTGATGAACTATATCAAGTATCTGGCAGATGCGCGACTCATTAATTTGGTTTATCCGAAAGGGGAAGAATTCCCTAAAAAACCTTCGAAAATAATGATGCACAACTCCAACCTGATGTATTCCATCTATCCGGTGAAAGTGGAAGAGCTGGATGTGCTCGACACATTCTTTGCAAATTCTTTATGGAAAGACCATAAGATACATAAAGGGGATAAAAACGTCTCTTTTATGGTAGACGAAGTAATGCCGTTCAAAATTTGCCAGGAAGGCGCAAAAATCAAGAACAATCCGAATGTAACGTACGCGTTGCATAAGGCTGAAATAGGTCGGGGCAACCAGATACCCCTCTGGATGTTCGGCTTTTTATATTAA
- a CDS encoding carbon starvation protein A, with the protein MITFTLCLLALIVGYFTYGRLMERVFGPDDRKTPALTKADGVDYIPLPTWKIFMIQFLNIAGLGPIFGAIMGAKFGSSSYLWIVLGSIFAGAMHDYFAGMLSLRNGGESLPEIIGRYLGLTAKQVMRGFTVILMILVGAVFVAGPAGLLAKLTPESLDATFWIIVVFAYYMLATLLPVDKIIGKIYPLFAIALLFMAVGILVMLYVNHPALPELWDGLQNTNPEANELPIFPIMFVSIACGAISGFHATQSPLMARCMTSERHGRPVFYGAMITEGIVALIWAAAATYFFHENGMEESNASVIVDAITKEWLGAIGGVLAILGVIAAPITSGDTAFRSARLIVADFLGMEQKSMRRRLYICIPMFVVAIGLLLYSLRDANGFNMIWRYFAWANQTLAVFTLWAITVFLAVSRKPYIITLIPALFMTCVCSTYICIAPEGLGLSHAVSYGIGIACVVIAAAWFYVWLGKQKTRKLSE; encoded by the coding sequence ATGATTACATTTACTCTATGTCTGCTGGCACTGATAGTAGGCTATTTTACGTACGGGCGCCTGATGGAACGCGTCTTTGGTCCGGATGACCGTAAGACGCCGGCTCTTACCAAGGCGGATGGAGTGGACTATATTCCATTGCCCACCTGGAAGATTTTCATGATTCAATTTCTCAATATTGCCGGATTAGGTCCTATTTTCGGAGCCATCATGGGAGCGAAATTCGGTAGCTCTTCATACTTGTGGATTGTGCTGGGAAGTATTTTTGCGGGGGCAATGCATGATTATTTTGCCGGAATGCTTTCTTTGCGTAATGGAGGCGAAAGCTTGCCGGAAATAATAGGCCGTTATTTAGGACTGACCGCCAAGCAGGTGATGAGAGGATTCACTGTCATTTTAATGATTCTGGTAGGGGCGGTTTTCGTTGCGGGACCTGCCGGATTGTTGGCAAAACTCACTCCGGAAAGTTTGGATGCTACGTTTTGGATTATCGTTGTATTTGCATATTATATGCTGGCTACTTTGTTGCCTGTTGATAAAATAATAGGTAAAATCTATCCATTGTTTGCGATTGCCTTGTTGTTTATGGCAGTAGGCATTCTGGTGATGCTCTACGTTAACCATCCCGCTTTGCCGGAGTTGTGGGACGGATTGCAAAATACGAACCCGGAAGCGAACGAACTTCCTATCTTCCCGATTATGTTTGTGAGCATTGCCTGTGGTGCCATATCCGGTTTTCATGCTACGCAGAGCCCATTGATGGCACGTTGCATGACCTCGGAACGTCACGGTCGCCCGGTGTTTTACGGTGCAATGATTACCGAGGGCATTGTTGCTCTTATTTGGGCTGCTGCCGCTACTTATTTTTTCCATGAGAACGGAATGGAAGAAAGCAATGCTTCTGTTATCGTTGATGCCATCACAAAAGAATGGTTGGGAGCAATCGGCGGAGTACTTGCTATTTTGGGAGTGATTGCCGCTCCGATTACTTCGGGAGATACCGCCTTCCGTTCGGCACGTCTGATTGTGGCGGATTTCTTGGGCATGGAGCAAAAAAGTATGCGCCGTCGTTTGTACATTTGTATTCCGATGTTTGTAGTAGCTATTGGTTTGCTTTTGTATAGTTTGCGTGATGCAAACGGATTTAATATGATATGGCGTTATTTTGCCTGGGCAAATCAGACATTGGCTGTGTTTACCTTGTGGGCTATAACGGTTTTTCTGGCGGTATCCAGAAAACCTTATATCATTACTTTGATACCGGCACTGTTTATGACATGTGTATGTTCAACTTATATATGCATTGCTCCCGAAGGATTGGGACTTTCGCATGCAGTCTCCTACGGCATCGGCATAGCGTGTGTGGTGAT
- the nifJ gene encoding pyruvate:ferredoxin (flavodoxin) oxidoreductase, whose protein sequence is MTKQKKFITCDGNQAAAHISYMFSEVAAIYPITPSSTMAEYVDEWSAAGRKNIFGETVLVQEMQSEGGAAGAVHGSLQAGALTTTYTASQGLLLMIPNMYKIAGEFLPCVFHVSARTLASHALCIFGDHQDVMSARQTGFAMLAEGSVQEVMDLAGVAHLATIKSRVPFMNFFDGFRTSHEIQKIEMLENDDLAPLIDQEALAEFRARALNPMKPVARGMAENPDHFFQHRESCNNYYEAVPAIVEEYMNEISKITGRKYGLFDYYGAEDAERVIIAMGSVTEAAREAIDYLVANGEKVGMVAVHLYRPFSAKHFLAAVPKTAKTIAVLDRTKEPGANGEPLYLDVKDCFYGAENAPVIVGGRYGLGSKDTTPAQILSVFENLAMPMPKNHFTIGIVDDVTFTSLPQKEEIALGGEGMFEAKFYGLGADGTVGANKNSVKIIGDNTDKHCQAYFSYDSKKSGGFTCSHLRFGDTPIRSTYLVNTPNFVACHVQAYLHMYDVTRGLRKNGSFLLNTIWEGEELAKNLPNKVKKYFAQNNISVYYINATQIAQEIGLGNRTNTILQSAFFRITGVIPVEQAVEQMKKFIVKSYGKKGEDVVNKNYAAVDRGGEYKTLAVDPAWANLPDDTKAENNDPAFINEVVRPINAQDGDLLPVSAFKGIEDGTWHQGTAKYEKRGVAAFVPEWNPENCIQCNKCAYVCPHAAIRPFVLDAEEQKGAQFTQLKAVGKAFDGMTFRMQVDVLDCLGCGNCADICPGNPKKGGKALTMKHLESQLAEAANWTYCVDNVKTKQHLVDIKANVKNSQFATPLFEFSGACSGCGETPYVKLISQLFGDREMVANATGCSSIYSGSVPSTPYTKNENGHGPAWANSLFEDFCEFGLGMELANEKMRARIVKVMNEAIAAECTPAEVKELFTEWMNNMLDAEKTKELAAKIIPVVEANKDKCNHCKQIAELQQYLVKRSQWIIGGDGASYDIGYGGLDHVIASGKDVNILVLDTEVYSNTGGQSSKATPVGAIAKFAAAGKRVRKKDLGLMATTYGYVYVAQIAMGADHAQTLKALREAEAYPGPSLIIAYAPCINHGLKAGMGKSQEEEEKAVACGYWHLWRYNPALEAEGKNPFQLDSKEPNWADFQGFLKGEVRYASVMKQYPAEAEELFKAAEENAKWRYNSYKRLAKENWGVAE, encoded by the coding sequence ATGACTAAACAGAAGAAATTCATCACTTGTGATGGTAACCAGGCTGCAGCACATATCTCGTATATGTTCTCTGAAGTAGCAGCTATCTACCCCATCACTCCTTCTTCGACTATGGCTGAGTACGTAGACGAATGGTCTGCCGCAGGACGTAAGAACATCTTCGGCGAAACAGTATTGGTACAGGAGATGCAATCTGAAGGTGGTGCTGCCGGTGCAGTTCACGGTTCTCTTCAGGCGGGTGCGTTGACTACTACTTACACTGCTTCCCAGGGTCTTCTCCTGATGATCCCTAATATGTACAAAATTGCCGGTGAGTTCTTGCCTTGCGTATTCCATGTATCTGCTCGTACATTGGCTTCTCACGCATTGTGTATCTTCGGTGACCACCAAGACGTAATGTCAGCTCGTCAGACTGGCTTTGCGATGTTGGCTGAAGGCTCTGTACAGGAAGTTATGGATTTGGCTGGTGTTGCCCACTTGGCTACCATCAAATCTCGCGTTCCGTTCATGAACTTCTTCGATGGTTTCCGCACATCTCACGAAATCCAGAAGATCGAAATGTTGGAAAATGATGATCTTGCTCCGCTAATCGACCAGGAAGCTTTGGCTGAATTCCGTGCCCGCGCACTGAACCCGATGAAACCGGTAGCTCGTGGTATGGCTGAAAATCCTGACCATTTCTTCCAACATCGTGAATCATGCAACAACTACTATGAAGCAGTTCCTGCTATCGTAGAAGAATACATGAATGAAATTTCTAAAATCACAGGTCGTAAATACGGTTTGTTCGATTACTATGGTGCAGAAGATGCAGAACGCGTAATTATCGCTATGGGTTCTGTAACAGAAGCTGCCCGCGAAGCTATCGACTACCTGGTAGCAAACGGCGAAAAAGTGGGTATGGTTGCCGTACACCTGTATCGTCCGTTCTCTGCTAAACACTTCCTGGCTGCTGTACCTAAGACTGCTAAAACTATCGCAGTTCTTGACCGTACTAAAGAACCGGGTGCTAACGGCGAACCTCTTTACCTTGACGTTAAAGACTGCTTCTACGGTGCAGAAAATGCTCCGGTTATCGTTGGCGGCCGCTACGGTTTGGGTTCAAAAGATACTACTCCTGCTCAAATCCTTTCAGTATTCGAAAACTTGGCTATGCCAATGCCGAAGAACCACTTCACTATCGGTATCGTAGACGACGTTACTTTCACTTCTCTTCCTCAAAAAGAAGAAATCGCTTTAGGCGGCGAAGGTATGTTCGAAGCTAAATTCTACGGTTTAGGTGCTGACGGTACAGTAGGTGCTAACAAGAACTCTGTAAAGATTATCGGTGACAACACTGACAAACACTGCCAGGCTTACTTCTCTTACGACTCTAAGAAGTCAGGTGGTTTCACTTGTTCTCACTTGCGTTTCGGTGATACTCCGATCCGTTCTACTTACTTGGTAAATACTCCGAATTTCGTTGCTTGTCACGTTCAGGCTTACCTGCACATGTACGATGTAACTCGCGGTTTGCGTAAGAACGGTTCTTTCTTGCTGAACACAATCTGGGAAGGTGAAGAACTGGCTAAGAACCTGCCTAACAAGGTTAAGAAATATTTTGCACAGAACAACATTTCCGTATATTATATCAACGCAACTCAGATTGCACAGGAAATCGGTTTGGGCAACCGTACCAACACGATCCTTCAATCTGCATTCTTCCGTATCACAGGCGTTATTCCTGTAGAACAAGCTGTTGAGCAGATGAAGAAATTCATCGTTAAGTCTTACGGCAAGAAGGGTGAAGACGTTGTCAACAAGAACTATGCTGCCGTTGACCGTGGTGGTGAATACAAGACTTTGGCTGTTGATCCTGCTTGGGCTAACCTGCCGGATGACACAAAAGCTGAAAACAACGATCCTGCATTCATCAACGAAGTAGTTCGTCCTATCAATGCACAGGATGGTGACCTGCTGCCTGTATCTGCATTCAAAGGTATCGAAGACGGTACTTGGCATCAAGGAACTGCTAAATATGAAAAACGTGGTGTAGCAGCATTTGTTCCCGAATGGAATCCGGAAAACTGTATCCAGTGTAACAAGTGTGCGTACGTTTGTCCTCACGCTGCTATCCGTCCGTTCGTGCTTGATGCAGAAGAACAGAAGGGTGCTCAGTTCACACAATTGAAAGCAGTAGGTAAAGCATTCGACGGCATGACTTTCCGTATGCAAGTAGACGTGCTTGACTGCTTGGGTTGCGGTAACTGTGCCGACATCTGTCCGGGTAATCCGAAGAAGGGTGGCAAGGCATTGACCATGAAACACCTCGAAAGCCAATTGGCTGAAGCTGCCAACTGGACTTACTGCGTAGACAACGTGAAGACTAAACAACATCTTGTTGACATCAAGGCTAACGTGAAGAACTCACAGTTCGCGACTCCATTGTTCGAGTTCTCAGGTGCTTGCTCAGGTTGTGGTGAAACTCCGTACGTGAAACTGATTTCTCAGTTGTTCGGTGACCGTGAAATGGTTGCTAACGCTACCGGATGTTCTTCTATCTACTCCGGCTCTGTTCCTTCTACTCCTTACACTAAGAACGAAAACGGTCATGGTCCTGCTTGGGCTAACTCACTGTTCGAGGACTTCTGTGAATTCGGTTTGGGTATGGAATTGGCTAACGAGAAGATGCGTGCCCGTATCGTGAAAGTGATGAACGAGGCTATTGCTGCCGAGTGTACTCCTGCTGAAGTGAAAGAATTGTTCACCGAATGGATGAACAATATGCTGGATGCAGAAAAGACTAAGGAATTGGCAGCTAAAATTATTCCGGTTGTTGAAGCTAACAAGGATAAATGTAACCACTGCAAACAAATCGCTGAACTGCAACAATATCTTGTTAAACGCAGCCAGTGGATTATCGGTGGTGACGGTGCTTCTTACGATATCGGTTACGGTGGCCTTGACCATGTAATCGCTTCCGGTAAGGACGTTAATATCCTTGTTCTGGATACTGAGGTTTACTCTAACACAGGTGGTCAGTCTTCTAAGGCTACTCCGGTAGGTGCTATCGCCAAGTTCGCTGCTGCCGGTAAGCGCGTACGTAAGAAAGACCTCGGTCTGATGGCTACTACTTACGGTTATGTATATGTTGCACAGATTGCTATGGGTGCTGACCATGCTCAAACGCTGAAAGCTCTCCGCGAAGCAGAAGCATATCCCGGACCATCTTTGATTATCGCTTACGCTCCGTGTATCAACCACGGTCTGAAAGCTGGTATGGGTAAGAGCCAAGAAGAAGAAGAAAAGGCTGTAGCATGCGGTTACTGGCACTTGTGGCGTTACAACCCGGCTTTGGAAGCTGAAGGCAAGAATCCGTTCCAGTTGGATAGCAAAGAACCGAACTGGGCTGATTTCCAAGGTTTCTTGAAGGGTGAAGTTCGTTACGCTTCTGTAATGAAACAATATCCTGCTGAAGCTGAAGAGTTGTTCAAAGCTGCTGAAGAGAACGCTAAATGGCGTTACAACAGCTACAAACGTCTGGCTAAAGAAAACTGGGGTGTTGCCGAATAA